The sequence below is a genomic window from Uranotaenia lowii strain MFRU-FL chromosome 2, ASM2978415v1, whole genome shotgun sequence.
aaatcaaattaaatctcAAAATATTTGGCATGGAATTGCAGTCAAAACAGTCAAAGAAAATTGTCGCAGACATCAGACACGCTCAGTGTCCTTCGGTGGTTCAAATTTCTCGCATAGTTCAAGCCCTCAAAGACAATGATCCATATTTTCGGGTTTACGCCAGAAAGTAAGGTAAAAATATCATTAGAAGactaattaaattattattcactttctATTTTAGACTGACACAGCAGGACCAGGTGCGATACTATGGAAGAAGTGCGCTGATGATGGTTGCATCTATCGTTATCTACAATGTGATTCACAGTTTGTTTTTCTATGATTCCTATCAGTTGGAGCCTTGTTGGCTGATCCGTGCCATAGGATTTATTCTCGGGGTCAAGGATCGTATCTACTTTTAGGAGCATTTTTCTGGAtgtaaacatttaatttaacTAGCGTTTCAAGTTAACAAAGCTCAACACTGGCTAGAAGATGAAGTGAATAACCAATAGTTTTGATATTACATTGATATTACATTATGAGGTTACCAAAACTAGGTatacatttttcacaaattggTAGAGAAGCAAGAGAGTTAAGCGATGTTAAGCCAACCAAACtgttaaaaaagtaatgatgcaaaactttcaaaaattaattgagGGTCCCGGAAGCTTGTTTTCACCCGATTTTTTTGGATGTAATAAAGAAACCAGCCATCAAACTTCCAAAAGTGTCATATTTACTCAAGATGTGATGAGGGTAATTTACAGTAAATAGGAATATTTGTACAAAAGTTTGAATTGTTTCAATCTCCAAGGCTGTTTCAAGTTCCctaagatattattttttagGTTAATCTATCTTCTTATTAAATCActgagaatttttcaaaaatactatGACATTGAATTAATCATACAGATTATTGAGACATAAGTATCAATTTTTGGAACCCGACCAATGGCAAACATACTGGAATGATCATGGAACTTTATGGTTGAACCTTGTTTTATGCCCATAACATCGACAAGATCAACGTTCGATTCTTCCCAAGCCGATTCCGAAACCACATCGTTTCGCCCACACAAATTGAAAGGTGTAGAAAACCACCAAGTGTGAAATTATTTCTAGACTTCCAGCTGTTCAATTAGGGAGTCCATTTAGTAACGCTTGATCCTCTTCCTGTTTGTGAACCCGACAGAAATAGGGAGAGAGAAAAAGAGATCCAAGCCAAGACTGTTCAGTTTTCAAGCTATTTAGGAAAAATGTAACACCATTCCGGCGTGGCGCAGCCGTTTTAATGACTCAACCTCCAATAGAATGTGAACAAAATGTTGCCCACCGGAACCGAAACATCGGAGCTAAGGGGCCAAACTTAGGAACAGTCGTCCCTTCTTAGGAACGCGCACCTTTAGGATGAGGTATAATTCCTTCATCAGCTGCGAGTCTTCTGGCTCATAAAAGGGAATATGTTTTGCGCCCTAGAATTTATCGACTATCATCGTTTTCGGGCTCGTTGGGCTTAATTGAGTTCATTACGCACGTATGTGAACGGTGTTGGGCTAGGGCATGACCAAGTTCAAAAGATCTTCCCCGCCTTTGATTATCGCGCTGCTTCGTTGATCCCCTCGAAGGGCCCAGAAGAAGACCGCAACAAGAGACagaatatgaagaaaaagagCAGCGCATTAAATGATTCTAAACTTCGATGCAGCGGCGATGACCGATAGAAATAATTCccgtaaataaataaaacacctTTTTTCCGAGGTGTTCCGCCCGGTTTGGTCAGTTAAGCTCCTAAAAATTTGTTGCTGGAATGGGTGGGGAATGGTTTATGAAAGTGATTGGAAACATAACTAGGAATCAGCTGGTATTTTTAAAGAATGTTTTGACAAGCGATTTTCCTATCGTTTTCGGACGGTTAACAGATCAAAAGTTTCTTcattttgtaagttttaaaaGAGCCTGAAGAAAATTATCGTTGAtttctgaaagaaaaattatgcaaaaacaattgaattgttcatttttttttaaggtaaCTAAATAACCCAAATATAAACATCTAAACAGGGAAAAATCGTTCTAAGAagtcttcaaacaaaaaagggaTTTAAAGACAAGCCTTCGTTAAGGTGGCTGCGAAAATTACCATCTCGGGGTTCAATACCgttttcaatttgttaattaactaaaaaaatattaatgcataaaaaatcagcTGAATCAAATATGTGAGGATGCATAAAAGCgctgaaagttttgaattttcaaccctctgaaaactcataaaaaattaagatcGAAAAGATTAACTCATTGCAAAATCCTTTAAAGCAACCAGTTGAATTTTTGTGatgtattttcataaaattttgaaaaaacaaaattggaagaaaaaatggcaaaaatgacaagaacgacaaaaatgacaaaaatgacaaaaatgacaaaaatgacaaaaatgacaaaaatgacaaa
It includes:
- the LOC129743912 gene encoding uncharacterized protein LOC129743912 yields the protein MELQSKQSKKIVADIRHAQCPSVVQISRIVQALKDNDPYFRVYARKLTQQDQVRYYGRSALMMVASIVIYNVIHSLFFYDSYQLEPCWLIRAIGFILGVKDRIYF